DNA sequence from the Bacillus pumilus genome:
TTTGACTTCTTCCGCATCTGCTGTTTGTCCTGGCATAAAGAATGAAAGATCATATACGTTGTTTGTTTGTTTTTCGCTCATGTTTAAAAACTCCCTTTGATTTGTTTTTTTGAATGCAAAAAAGCACATCCATTTTTTGAATGTGCTTTCCAATCTTTTCATGTATAATAAAACTCGTACAATTGAACGGCTTGCTCAAGGGTGTCTGGCTCATCCCCGATAGGAAGGGGGTGATGCCAATGTCAACATTTGAAGCGATTTCCCTAATGCTTTTATTCGGGATGTTTATCTTTACTTTGTTGACGTATATAGACAAAAAATAGACTCCCCTTGAGCTGTGGTAGGTTGAAGGGAAAGTCTATCCTTAAAACTATCTAATTGATTAGCCAGCCCCTTGAGGGCCTCATTGTACATTGCCGGGATGTTAGCGCATCCTGGCTTCTTTTTATTTTATGCAAATTGCTTTGCATGTAAACATACTTTATCTAAGTAGTTTTGGACTACTCAGTAGCTACTTTGTAACTACAACGTAACTACAATGTAGCTACACTGTAACTACAAAAAGTATACCATATCGATGATGAAATTAAAAACCACATATATTCTAGTCATTCATAATGCCTTTTTTGTGGAAATCAGAATGTTCCCTTCAGTTTCTCAGGAAGATCAAAGTCCTCAAACGTGAAAGGAACCTCTTCTTCAAGTGCTTCCGAATCCACATCAAGACTTGCGATCTTTGCAGAATCAAAGTTCACATCAAACAATGTGACACGCTCGGTGCCGCGGCCGGATGATTTGTCATCCAGTACAGCTTGAATGGTGAAGTATGGGTCTTCCCCTTTCTTCACGTAATTCAACATCAATTGAACGAAACGTGATGTAACTTTATAGAAAGTTGCTGTGCCGGTACCATTCGCACCGGTTGTCTTGTGACCGGTCATACGACGGCCCATGACATTGACCTCTGATTTATTCTTCTCCACGTTTGCTTCAAACGTTTTGATGAACGCCATTTCCTCACCATCGAGGAAAAGACGCCCTTCCTTACCTGAAATGGTATTCTGCGCTTTAAAAGCCATCTTATTTCACCTCTACATTGAAATAGAATTTTTCAGCTGCATCAACTGGTTGAACAGCTAGATCAATCAAGAAACCGTCACGATCTTCATTAAGAGCAATTACAATATCTGTTTCAGAATCAAAACCAGTGATTCCAGATCCGTCTTGGAGCTGCGTGAGATATTGCGTGATGAGTGTTTTCACCAGCTGCAACCCGTCATCAGATGCCGGAATATCGTTCCCATTTGCTTTGCGTAACTTAATCAAATCCTTCAATTCTCTCGTTAGATCGTTGTTGATCGCATCGAGCACTCGAATGATCTTGTTTTTACCGAATGTCTTGTTTTTCTCCGTTGTATAGCTTGTTAGAGAGTTGATGTCCTTCTCAACGCTCACTGAGCGATCACGAGCATCAAACGTGAACAAGAATTCACCTTGTGATAAGCGGTATTCCACTTGATCATTATCAAGACGCTCTAAGGTATCCACAGCCCCTTCATATTCTACAAAGGTTAATGACTGATTGAAGTTTGCACCTGCAGATGCACCAGCAACCCATGCAGTTGCTTTGGCTGGCGTAATCTCTGTGCCGTCTTCTAACAGAACACCGCTTGTGACATTGATAATTCCTTCATGATCAGCTGCGTAGTTAGCCACAACGCCTTGCACCTTACGTCCTTGATCATCACGCAGCCGCTTAATGAAAGCCACAAATGTCGCTTTTAACTGCTCGCTAGTGTTATTAGGCAGCGCGATCACGTCAAAGTATTCTGTTTCAGCTGCTTCAAGAAATGCTGTGTAATCTGCCACGCTTGGCACACCGTTTTTCCCACCGCTTAGTGTTACGCCAGCTGTGATTGTCACTTCACCTTCACCAGAGAACGAAACATATTTATTCTGCTTCAGCTCTTTGACATCAGTGACAATCTGCTTATCAACAATGTCTGTACCAACGTAAGTCACCACGTCACGCTTGGAACTATCCAATACGTTTTCAGTGACTTGGATCGTGACCTCATTCCCTTTCTGTCCACCATAATTAGCAAGAACGTTGAAATTCTCGCTGATCTGAGCCTTTGCTGGCTCACCTTCATTCAGACGGTAAAGCAAGACCGTTTGTGCTTTTTTCTTCGCTTCTCGGAAAAGAAGCAGTGACTTGTCATCGATATTTAATCCGACTTTTTTATTTAAGTCCTCGATGCCTGAGATAGAGATGAACGTCTTAGGCTCTCCCCAGCTCATTGTGATTGGAAGTGCAACGGTGCCACGATTACCTAACGTGATTCGCTGCTGTGCTGTGGTTTTGAAATTGAAGTAGATACCAGGACGTTTTTTCTCTGTACCTGGTGTAAAAGTACCTCCATTCATGCTTAAACCTCCTTAGACAAAAAAGCATCAATCTGCTTCTTTGCTTCTGTTTTTGTAATTGGTCGATCTTTGATATAAAAAAGAGCACCTTCAAGAATTTCAGGCTTTACGCCAAACAATTCCTTGCTGTGCTCTTTCAAGGCTTCAAATGAAAATGCTGCTTCTTTAGGAAGAACCGGAGCGGCTTTCTCTTCTTTCACCTGTGATTCATTTTTCGTCTTGCTCACGTTTGATCACCCCGTCTGAAAAATTTATGTCGTCAAGGCTTGGCTGCGCGTCTCTGTTGTACCAATAGGCACTATCCCATGTGAGGACAATCGTTGCCACACCTTGATCAGCAATTCTTGTTTCTGCCCTCTTAATGCGAACATATTGATCGAGCAGTTCACCTTCCTCACTGACCATTTGAATGATGTTTCGATCAGCTGATAAGGCATCAACGATGGTTTCTGCTGCATCATTAGCCTGTCCAGAGTCCTTGTGAAACACTTTAATATGCAGCGTGTATGTTTTGAGGAACGTTGAAACAGTATCGTTTTTAGTGTTTGTCCATGCTGCAGGAAAGTACATGGATGGGATCTGAAACTGTTCAGGAATCTCTTTTTCATATACTTTCACCGGAAACCGCTTGTAACAATAATTCATGATGGCGCCGACTTCTTGATTCATCTAATCACCGCCCAAATTGTTCATCGATCCATTGCTGCAGCTTGCGGTCCAATGATTGTTCAAACATCTGTTCAAAGATGGATATTGCGTTATCCCAATAGCCGCTCCCCTCAACCCATTGAAATTTCAGGAGCATCCCTGTTTCGGCATTTGGGTCATATTCAAAACGATCACCAACCCATCTGCCAGGAACCCATCGTCTATCCTGATTTTTACTAGGATCAATGGTAAAGTGTCCATCGTTTGTGTAAGATGCATATTCCAAGTTGGTCCCAACATCCAACGTTAGACCGCCACTGCTCATCGAAAAGACGTTTTCTCGATCGCCTTTCTGAAAAGAGTTAAGCAAGCGACGAGCATCCACTGTTTTTGTACGAACGACCTCATCCTGAACAATATCTAGGAACTCATAACCCATTCCTTCAAGCCACTCTTCATATTCTGCTTGCAAGCCACCATTAACAGCTGCATTCAAATCCTCAATAAACTGATCTAAACCATCAATCCTCAAAGGCTTTCACTCCTCATCGCTACCACCTCAATGTGGTGATTTTTGATCTGTCTGGGCTTTTGGAGTTTCAATGTCACGCCTTCCCATACCACTTTGTCATTTACTCGGACATCAGCGGTAATAGGAAAATGAACAAGGTACGATTGATGAATGGTTGCGTTTGGCTCCTGCTGTGTGATGGATTGGTTTTTCTCCGTAAAATAACATGGCTGCGCAACTTGATCAGGCTCATCAGGATATGAAAAGAGCGGCTGCGCATCTTGGACAGGTATTCCATAGCGATCTTTTGACAGCTGCTCTGTTTGCAAGTGATATATATCGCATCGATCCGTTAATAACGATTGATAGCTCATAGCGATCTCAACCTTAATTTGACGCTGCCTGGATCTTCTGGCGGTTCTCCCGGCTCAATGAAATCTATCAACAGGTTATACACATCTGGCTTTGAAACGGCGTTACCATCTGCCAAGGTGTATGAATAGTCACCGATCTTTTCCGACTTGTACCCTTTTATGATTGATTCATCGCCGTTGATCAATGCGAAAAACTGTGCCATTTTAATCAATGCGATCTTCGCCTTTTCAGGAAGCAGCTGATATTTTTCGGCTGTGAAGTCATGACCTACAATCTGAAATACCGCAGCTTCTGCTTCGATAATGTCGCTTGTTAATAATTCTTCGGAGCGGTTTTTCACGCTCTCGAATACGGTATATGCCCTAACATCTTCAGGAGAGATCAGCATCAGCCTTACTCTCCTGTTTTTTCTTGTTGCTGTTGATTTTCAAGGATGAAGGCAATTCTTTCACTTTCATTCTTGAACTCAGACGGATCGCCGCCAAGATCAACAATAACGGCTTCTTGTCCATCTTTCTTCATATCCTTCAATTCAGTTTCAGTGTAGATTTTTTGTTCTTGTTGCGGTTCTTCTTCCTCTTCCACAGGCTTATCATCTTCTTTTGGTTGATCATCCGTTTTTGGATCATCAGCAGGAACATCAAGCTGCTTACAATCAAAAAACTCATTGCCATCGAGATATTGAAACACCTTTTTCTCAATATCTTTCTCCTGATTTAAAAGAAAGACATGACCCATCACAGAGTATGTCTTTCCCTTGATCAAAACCGCTGAGTACATATTGATCACTCCTTGACCTTGATGATCTTAGCAACAGCATCCTCTTCCTCAAATTTGCTGTCGAGCTTCGCAGTCAACACAATGATGAATTTACGTCTACGGATGTCCTTATCAACCTCAATACGAATATTGCGAGAGAAGCCAAGGATGATGTTTTTCGGATGAGTCAATAAGATGTCCGAAACATCTGTGCCGTCCTCTCCCATTTCATATGGCTGCATGTTTGCAATTCCTTTGACCGGCACACCGAATGCAGAAGAAAGTCCACCTTGTACAGCTGCATCCCCTAGATTCGTTTGACGATCCGCTACTTTGTCTTTCCACTCGACTTCTTGTCCTGGAGACGTGTAAAAACGGAACTCTTGCGGAATACGCAAATATTTAGATGGAACAGCTTTGTATCCTTGTTTGAATACTTGGCGAGTAAGTGGTTCACCGGCAACATCTACAATATGAGATTCCGCTTGCTTACGAATACCATCAAGTTGCGCTAGGTATGCATCACTAGATTTCGTATCACCATTCAAAATCAATTCTTCAATATCAACGGCTGCACGCTCAGCGAGCATTTGCATGATAGTATTTTGTAAATTATCACCCTCGATGTTATTTTCAAGCGTGTCATATGTGATATTTACTTCAGCGATGACTTCTTTTGCATTAAGTTCCACAGTGCTTGTTGTTGGCGCAGTCTTTTGCTCATTAGTTAAACCTACACCTTCCACACCAGGACGCAGAATGCGCTGACCAAAACCGATTTTTTCAATTTTTTGTGCATCACTATCCATTGGAATGACACGTGCATCTTGTAGCAATGTTGGTGCATTTTGCACCATACGGATGAATGTGCTAGATTGGGTCGGATTCATGAGACCGCCTGTCTTTAAAGTAGCAAGCGTCACTTCCGCTTTGTTAATTACCTCTTGATTTC
Encoded proteins:
- a CDS encoding phage major capsid protein is translated as MRNQEVINKAEVTLATLKTGGLMNPTQSSTFIRMVQNAPTLLQDARVIPMDSDAQKIEKIGFGQRILRPGVEGVGLTNEQKTAPTTSTVELNAKEVIAEVNITYDTLENNIEGDNLQNTIMQMLAERAAVDIEELILNGDTKSSDAYLAQLDGIRKQAESHIVDVAGEPLTRQVFKQGYKAVPSKYLRIPQEFRFYTSPGQEVEWKDKVADRQTNLGDAAVQGGLSSAFGVPVKGIANMQPYEMGEDGTDVSDILLTHPKNIILGFSRNIRIEVDKDIRRRKFIIVLTAKLDSKFEEEDAVAKIIKVKE
- a CDS encoding putative holin-like toxin gives rise to the protein MLLFGMFIFTLLTYIDKK
- a CDS encoding phage tail sheath family protein — encoded protein: MNGGTFTPGTEKKRPGIYFNFKTTAQQRITLGNRGTVALPITMSWGEPKTFISISGIEDLNKKVGLNIDDKSLLLFREAKKKAQTVLLYRLNEGEPAKAQISENFNVLANYGGQKGNEVTIQVTENVLDSSKRDVVTYVGTDIVDKQIVTDVKELKQNKYVSFSGEGEVTITAGVTLSGGKNGVPSVADYTAFLEAAETEYFDVIALPNNTSEQLKATFVAFIKRLRDDQGRKVQGVVANYAADHEGIINVTSGVLLEDGTEITPAKATAWVAGASAGANFNQSLTFVEYEGAVDTLERLDNDQVEYRLSQGEFLFTFDARDRSVSVEKDINSLTSYTTEKNKTFGKNKIIRVLDAINNDLTRELKDLIKLRKANGNDIPASDDGLQLVKTLITQYLTQLQDGSGITGFDSETDIVIALNEDRDGFLIDLAVQPVDAAEKFYFNVEVK
- a CDS encoding HK97 gp10 family phage protein — translated: MRIDGLDQFIEDLNAAVNGGLQAEYEEWLEGMGYEFLDIVQDEVVRTKTVDARRLLNSFQKGDRENVFSMSSGGLTLDVGTNLEYASYTNDGHFTIDPSKNQDRRWVPGRWVGDRFEYDPNAETGMLLKFQWVEGSGYWDNAISIFEQMFEQSLDRKLQQWIDEQFGR
- a CDS encoding DUF3199 family protein gives rise to the protein MLISPEDVRAYTVFESVKNRSEELLTSDIIEAEAAVFQIVGHDFTAEKYQLLPEKAKIALIKMAQFFALINGDESIIKGYKSEKIGDYSYTLADGNAVSKPDVYNLLIDFIEPGEPPEDPGSVKLRLRSL
- a CDS encoding phage tail tube protein translates to MAFKAQNTISGKEGRLFLDGEEMAFIKTFEANVEKNKSEVNVMGRRMTGHKTTGANGTGTATFYKVTSRFVQLMLNYVKKGEDPYFTIQAVLDDKSSGRGTERVTLFDVNFDSAKIASLDVDSEALEEEVPFTFEDFDLPEKLKGTF
- a CDS encoding DUF3599 family protein, which codes for MSYQSLLTDRCDIYHLQTEQLSKDRYGIPVQDAQPLFSYPDEPDQVAQPCYFTEKNQSITQQEPNATIHQSYLVHFPITADVRVNDKVVWEGVTLKLQKPRQIKNHHIEVVAMRSESL
- a CDS encoding YqbF domain-containing protein, whose translation is MYSAVLIKGKTYSVMGHVFLLNQEKDIEKKVFQYLDGNEFFDCKQLDVPADDPKTDDQPKEDDKPVEEEEEPQQEQKIYTETELKDMKKDGQEAVIVDLGGDPSEFKNESERIAFILENQQQQEKTGE
- a CDS encoding phage tail terminator family protein, with translation MNQEVGAIMNYCYKRFPVKVYEKEIPEQFQIPSMYFPAAWTNTKNDTVSTFLKTYTLHIKVFHKDSGQANDAAETIVDALSADRNIIQMVSEEGELLDQYVRIKRAETRIADQGVATIVLTWDSAYWYNRDAQPSLDDINFSDGVIKREQDEK